In Miniphocaeibacter halophilus, the following proteins share a genomic window:
- a CDS encoding cold-shock protein codes for MNTGTVKWFNSEKGFGFISQDNGDDVFAHFSQIQGDGFKTLDEGQEVTFDTEKSARGLQATNINKI; via the coding sequence ATGAACACAGGTACAGTTAAATGGTTTAATTCTGAAAAAGGTTTTGGATTTATATCCCAAGACAATGGTGACGATGTTTTTGCACATTTTTCACAAATTCAAGGAGATGGATTCAAAACACTAGACGAAGGTCAAGAAGTTACTTTCGATACTGAAAAATCAGCTCGTGGATTACAAGCTACTAATATTAACAAAATATAA
- a CDS encoding rod shape-determining protein: protein MANLRRSIAIDLGTASVLVYMRGKGVIINEPSVVAMDSYTGKVLSVGKEAKKMLGRTPGNIIATRPMKDGVIADFNTTEKMLSYFIEKALGKSFIKPNVVICVPSEITQVQRRAVIQASKFAGAYKTYLIEEPLAAAIGAGVDIGDAGGNMIIDIGGGTTDVAVIALGGIIINRSIPIAGDECDKAISNYIKKKYNMIIGERTAEDIKINIATANLKDDNDLFEVRGRNLINGLPMHVFVTASDISEALEKPLAQIVDTVHSVLEQTPPELAADLFERGAIMTGGSSLISGLDKKIQEKIGIKVQVAEGPVTAVVRGTGKALNWIDKLDSSEMGEESSRKKAIEERMKNNFNY from the coding sequence ATGGCTAATTTAAGAAGAAGCATAGCAATAGATTTAGGGACGGCTTCAGTATTGGTATATATGCGTGGCAAAGGGGTTATTATTAATGAACCTTCTGTAGTTGCTATGGACAGTTATACCGGAAAGGTACTTTCAGTAGGTAAAGAGGCAAAAAAAATGCTAGGCAGAACACCTGGGAACATTATTGCAACTAGACCTATGAAAGACGGCGTTATTGCAGATTTTAATACAACTGAAAAAATGTTGTCATATTTTATAGAAAAGGCTTTAGGAAAGTCATTTATTAAACCAAATGTTGTTATATGTGTTCCAAGTGAAATTACTCAAGTTCAAAGAAGGGCTGTAATACAAGCTAGTAAATTTGCAGGAGCCTATAAAACATATTTAATTGAGGAACCGTTAGCAGCGGCAATTGGTGCTGGAGTAGACATTGGAGATGCCGGTGGAAATATGATTATAGACATTGGTGGAGGGACTACAGATGTGGCTGTAATAGCCTTAGGTGGAATAATAATTAATAGGTCCATTCCAATAGCAGGAGACGAATGTGATAAGGCTATTTCCAATTATATTAAGAAAAAATACAATATGATTATTGGAGAAAGAACTGCAGAAGATATAAAAATAAACATTGCTACTGCAAATTTAAAAGACGATAATGATCTTTTTGAAGTAAGAGGAAGAAATTTAATAAATGGACTTCCAATGCATGTTTTTGTTACGGCGTCAGATATTTCAGAGGCTTTGGAAAAACCGCTTGCACAAATTGTAGATACAGTTCATAGCGTTCTTGAACAAACACCACCGGAACTTGCAGCAGATTTATTTGAAAGAGGAGCTATTATGACAGGTGGTAGTAGTTTAATTTCCGGACTTGATAAAAAAATTCAAGAAAAAATAGGAATAAAGGTTCAAGTAGCAGAAGGACCTGTTACGGCAGTTGTTAGAGGAACTGGAAAAGCTTTAAATTGGATAGATAAATTAGATTCCAGTGAAATGGGAGAAGAAAGTAGCAGAAAAAAAGCAATAGAAGAAAGAATGAAAAACAATTTCAACTATTAA
- a CDS encoding HPr family phosphocarrier protein, translating to MVEEKVIIVNDEGLHARPAARYLQEAIKYQCDITLIKDNVEYDGKSILSILSMGAFKGSEITIRCNGDDEKAALENLKDFIENELH from the coding sequence ATGGTTGAGGAAAAGGTTATTATAGTAAATGATGAGGGTTTACACGCTAGACCAGCAGCAAGATACTTGCAGGAAGCTATTAAATATCAATGCGATATAACTTTAATTAAAGATAATGTTGAATACGACGGGAAAAGTATTTTGTCGATACTTAGCATGGGGGCCTTTAAAGGCTCAGAGATTACTATTAGATGTAATGGTGATGATGAAAAGGCTGCTTTGGAAAATTTAAAAGATTTTATTGAAAATGAATTACATTAG
- the ispF gene encoding 2-C-methyl-D-erythritol 2,4-cyclodiphosphate synthase — MRIGIGYDVHKLVENRRLILGGIEIDYHLGLLGHSDADVCIHAIMDAILGALALGDIGKLFPDNDMKYKDIDSKVLLKKVHNIMIEKGYKIGNIDTVITAQEPKLAPYIDNMRKTISEILNTEITNISIKATTTEKLGFEGRGEGISTYALVLLDKIVD, encoded by the coding sequence TTGAGAATAGGAATAGGATATGATGTCCATAAGCTAGTAGAAAATAGAAGGTTAATATTAGGTGGAATAGAAATAGACTACCATTTAGGACTATTAGGACATTCAGATGCAGATGTTTGCATACATGCAATAATGGATGCAATATTAGGAGCTTTAGCTTTAGGGGATATTGGGAAATTATTTCCCGATAATGATATGAAGTATAAGGATATTGACTCTAAAGTTCTATTAAAAAAAGTACATAATATTATGATTGAAAAAGGATATAAAATAGGAAATATAGATACGGTTATAACAGCACAAGAACCTAAACTAGCACCGTATATAGACAATATGAGAAAGACTATATCGGAAATATTGAACACAGAAATAACAAATATTTCAATAAAAGCGACAACAACAGAAAAACTGGGCTTTGAAGGTAGAGGAGAGGGAATTTCAACCTATGCTCTTGTGTTGTTAGACAAAATAGTTGACTAA
- the ispD gene encoding 2-C-methyl-D-erythritol 4-phosphate cytidylyltransferase encodes MNEDIKKIKISAIITAAGSGSRMASKIPKQFLKINGVSIIERTIRKFFSIDIIDEIIVIVRKEELDFYDKLTKKYNKKIKIAIGGNTREKSTYNGLLKTDANSDIIICHDGVRPFVTKEIILEAVKNMKDYNAVIVGVPVKDTIKSIREDKTIAFTPARKYLYQAQTPQVFKRDVILDAYKKCFTEDIQVTDDSSLMEIIGEKVKIIDGSYSNIKITTKEDLVFGEIIAKSEDELENRNRI; translated from the coding sequence ATGAATGAAGACATTAAAAAAATAAAAATTTCAGCTATTATAACTGCAGCTGGAAGTGGATCTAGAATGGCCTCTAAGATACCAAAACAATTTTTAAAAATTAATGGAGTTTCAATAATAGAACGAACTATTAGAAAATTCTTCAGTATTGATATTATTGATGAAATAATAGTTATTGTTAGAAAAGAAGAATTGGATTTTTATGATAAGCTAACAAAAAAATATAATAAAAAAATAAAAATTGCTATAGGAGGAAATACAAGAGAAAAATCTACATATAATGGATTATTAAAAACTGACGCCAATAGTGATATTATTATTTGTCATGATGGTGTACGCCCTTTTGTTACAAAAGAAATTATATTAGAAGCAGTAAAAAACATGAAGGATTATAATGCTGTAATAGTAGGTGTACCTGTAAAGGATACAATAAAAAGCATAAGAGAAGATAAAACAATAGCCTTTACACCGGCAAGAAAATATTTGTATCAGGCCCAGACTCCACAAGTATTTAAAAGAGATGTAATTTTAGACGCCTATAAAAAATGCTTTACTGAAGATATTCAGGTAACTGATGATTCATCCTTAATGGAAATCATAGGAGAAAAAGTAAAAATAATAGATGGAAGTTATTCAAATATAAAAATTACAACAAAAGAAGATTTAGTTTTTGGAGAGATAATAGCAAAATCGGAGGACGAACTTGAGAATAGGAATAGGATATGA
- a CDS encoding aminopeptidase P family protein — protein sequence MVKDRLKDLRDLMLKYNIDAYIVPTSDPHQSEYIADYYKTRKYISGFTGSAGTFVITNNKAGLWTDGRYFIQATKELDGSGIDLYKMGVEGTPTIIEFLNSEVEENGIVAFDGETYSYSAYLDLKKGLKNKKILSDRDLIGEIWKNRPSKPMDKIFLHDVNYAGITAKEKIAKVKDFMEKNNIDYYLLSSLDDISYLLNIRGLDVDYNPVIISYVLINKDKTTLFVDLKKVDKNIIENLKLNGVEVDEYEIIFEELKNLNSTKTIYFNPSRVNVKLFNSLPENINKKTGIDFTTNMKAVKNTIEIKNQRNAYIKDGVALVKFLNWVEENVSSNNEITEMDCSRRLLEFRKEQELFIEPSFETISAYGENAALPHYSPSDRSPVYLRSKGLYLVDSGGQYLDGTTDITRTIALGDVTEEESLHYTLTLKSHIRLMLAIFKKGTKSSALDIIARQPLWEKGIDFNHGTGHGVGYFLACHEGPQNISPRSNNINMVPGMITSNEPGVYIEGSHGIRIENIMLCIDKFQTNFGEFYGFESLSLCPIDTKPVIKELLTSEEIQWLNEYHNRCYEELSKYLNGEELEYLKEKTKVI from the coding sequence ATGGTTAAAGATAGATTAAAGGATTTAAGAGATTTAATGCTTAAATATAATATAGATGCTTATATTGTACCTACATCAGATCCACATCAATCTGAGTATATTGCCGACTATTATAAAACTAGAAAATATATATCCGGTTTTACCGGTTCAGCAGGAACTTTTGTTATTACCAATAACAAGGCGGGACTATGGACAGATGGAAGGTATTTCATTCAAGCAACAAAAGAACTTGACGGTTCAGGAATTGACTTGTATAAAATGGGAGTAGAAGGAACTCCTACAATTATAGAATTTTTAAATAGTGAAGTAGAAGAAAATGGTATTGTAGCTTTTGATGGAGAAACCTATAGTTATTCAGCTTATTTAGATTTAAAGAAAGGTTTAAAAAACAAAAAAATCCTTTCAGATAGGGATTTAATTGGTGAAATATGGAAAAACAGACCTAGTAAACCAATGGATAAAATCTTCCTACATGATGTTAACTATGCTGGTATAACAGCCAAAGAAAAGATAGCTAAAGTTAAAGATTTTATGGAAAAAAACAATATAGATTATTATTTACTTTCCAGTTTAGATGATATAAGTTATTTATTAAATATAAGGGGTTTAGATGTAGATTACAACCCTGTTATTATATCCTATGTATTAATTAATAAGGATAAAACTACCCTTTTTGTAGATCTTAAAAAGGTTGATAAAAATATAATTGAAAACTTAAAATTAAATGGAGTTGAAGTAGATGAGTATGAAATTATATTTGAAGAACTTAAAAATTTGAATTCTACAAAAACCATATATTTTAATCCAAGTAGAGTTAATGTAAAATTATTTAATTCTCTGCCGGAAAACATTAATAAAAAAACAGGAATTGATTTTACAACTAATATGAAGGCTGTAAAAAATACCATAGAAATAAAAAATCAAAGAAATGCATATATAAAGGATGGTGTTGCCCTTGTAAAATTCTTAAATTGGGTAGAAGAAAATGTTTCTAGTAATAACGAAATTACAGAAATGGACTGCTCAAGAAGATTATTAGAATTTAGAAAGGAACAGGAATTATTTATTGAACCTAGCTTTGAAACAATATCAGCTTATGGTGAAAATGCAGCTCTTCCACATTATTCTCCAAGTGACAGAAGTCCTGTATATTTAAGAAGTAAAGGGCTATACTTGGTAGATAGTGGAGGGCAATATCTTGACGGTACCACAGACATAACTAGGACTATTGCTTTAGGTGATGTAACAGAAGAAGAGAGTTTACATTATACTTTAACATTAAAATCACATATTCGTCTTATGCTAGCAATATTTAAAAAGGGAACTAAGAGTTCTGCATTGGATATTATTGCAAGACAACCTTTATGGGAAAAGGGTATAGATTTTAATCATGGGACTGGTCATGGAGTAGGATATTTTTTAGCTTGTCATGAAGGTCCGCAAAATATTTCACCTAGAAGTAATAATATAAACATGGTTCCTGGAATGATTACATCAAATGAACCTGGAGTTTATATTGAAGGTAGTCATGGTATTAGAATCGAAAATATAATGCTATGTATTGATAAATTCCAAACAAACTTTGGAGAATTTTACGGTTTTGAATCTTTATCATTATGTCCTATAGATACAAAACCTGTAATTAAAGAACTTTTAACAAGTGAAGAAATACAATGGCTAAACGAATATCACAATAGATGTTATGAAGAATTATCAAAATATTTAAACGGTGAAGAATTAGAATATTTAAAAGAAAAAACAAAAGTTATATAG
- a CDS encoding cell wall-binding repeat-containing protein produces MKNLLRKFISFSIIGVLNILVLVNISYASSNLHLEGRDRFETNMKIVDEAVRLGANTETVVVAAGYSFPDALSAGNLTYKYNYPLILEDARLEQKVARYNPTNVIVVGGQNTVVKNRSLEQRLRARYNFTRLSGTNRYRTSDEVIKYIENRNNQIYYGDVGVRGNDFPDALSAVPFAIKHGSLVRLSDNAANNFDITVGGGVLGNTKRNVSGRDRYVTSQKVVEEFNTDKLIVVKGNDYPDALAASTLAGVLRANILLVNTNGLTNEDIRLINTAEEVIYVGGGVPIYNGGGTTPTDPTEPEEPDNPTNPTQPEDLEPEVPTGPTEADYERMNKKMFRLVNEVRAEKGLYLLEWTDALNDAAQIRAEEASEYPGHIRPDGSRWVTVFEGTGLLPAGENLAASHTPEEAMDSLMGSAGHKSNILTETATKINIGSHIRPDGYIEFVQLFAY; encoded by the coding sequence ATGAAAAATTTATTAAGGAAATTTATATCATTTTCAATAATAGGAGTTTTAAATATCTTAGTATTGGTGAATATATCTTATGCATCCTCTAATTTACATTTAGAAGGAAGAGATAGATTTGAAACTAATATGAAAATAGTAGATGAAGCGGTAAGATTAGGTGCTAATACAGAAACAGTAGTAGTAGCAGCGGGTTATAGTTTCCCGGATGCATTAAGTGCAGGTAACTTAACCTATAAATATAATTATCCATTAATCTTAGAGGATGCTAGGCTAGAACAAAAAGTAGCCAGGTATAATCCAACTAATGTTATTGTAGTAGGTGGACAGAATACAGTAGTGAAGAATAGGTCTTTAGAACAAAGACTAAGAGCTAGATATAACTTTACAAGATTATCAGGTACTAATAGATATAGAACAAGTGACGAAGTAATAAAATATATAGAGAATAGAAATAATCAAATATATTATGGAGATGTAGGGGTAAGAGGTAATGATTTTCCAGATGCTTTATCTGCAGTACCATTTGCAATAAAACATGGTAGTTTGGTAAGATTATCTGATAATGCAGCTAATAATTTTGACATAACCGTAGGTGGTGGAGTATTAGGAAATACAAAACGTAATGTATCAGGTAGGGATAGATACGTTACAAGTCAAAAAGTTGTAGAAGAGTTTAATACAGATAAATTAATAGTAGTAAAAGGGAATGACTACCCAGATGCATTAGCAGCAAGTACTTTAGCAGGTGTGTTACGTGCAAATATTTTACTAGTAAATACAAATGGATTAACAAATGAGGATATAAGATTAATAAATACGGCGGAAGAAGTAATTTATGTAGGTGGAGGAGTACCAATTTATAATGGTGGTGGAACAACACCAACAGATCCAACGGAACCAGAGGAACCAGATAATCCAACTAATCCAACACAACCAGAAGATCTAGAACCAGAAGTTCCAACAGGGCCAACTGAGGCAGATTATGAAAGAATGAATAAAAAAATGTTTAGGTTAGTAAATGAGGTTAGAGCAGAAAAAGGGCTGTATCTATTAGAGTGGACAGATGCTTTAAATGATGCAGCACAAATAAGAGCAGAGGAAGCTAGTGAGTATCCAGGTCATATTAGACCAGATGGTAGTAGATGGGTTACTGTTTTTGAAGGAACAGGGTTATTACCAGCAGGAGAAAATTTAGCAGCAAGTCATACACCAGAAGAAGCTATGGATAGTTTGATGGGTTCTGCGGGACATAAGTCTAATATATTGACAGAAACAGCAACTAAAATAAATATAGGATCACATATAAGACCAGATGGTTATATTGAATTTGTACAGTTATTTGCATATTAA
- a CDS encoding VOC family protein yields MKLGTTYIRVKNIEKSLSFYKTLLQKEPIFMNNNRWITFQSGNSFSIYNINYDEELLKKGLLNANEEYINIFKEESKLTGNNIMVLNFEVDNLKDEYERLKKENIGELLEILYLNVHSLYRYFNIKDPDGNTIEICEK; encoded by the coding sequence ATGAAACTGGGAACTACTTATATACGTGTAAAAAATATTGAAAAATCCTTAAGTTTTTATAAAACATTACTTCAAAAAGAACCAATCTTTATGAATAATAATAGATGGATAACTTTTCAAAGTGGAAATAGTTTTTCGATTTACAACATAAATTATGATGAAGAATTATTAAAAAAGGGTTTATTGAATGCAAATGAAGAATATATAAATATATTTAAAGAAGAAAGTAAACTAACAGGAAACAATATAATGGTTTTAAATTTTGAAGTTGATAATCTAAAAGATGAATATGAAAGATTGAAAAAAGAAAACATTGGTGAATTATTAGAAATTTTATATCTTAATGTACATAGTTTATATAGATACTTTAATATAAAAGATCCTGATGGTAACACTATAGAAATTTGCGAGAAGTGA
- a CDS encoding winged helix-turn-helix domain-containing protein produces the protein MIKVVEDALGFEVVKRRHGGKQGGNSILTEEGKDYLDKYMEFDTEVRRFANKKFNEIFVGNKKLED, from the coding sequence ATGATAAAAGTTGTTGAAGATGCTTTAGGTTTTGAGGTTGTAAAAAGACGTCATGGCGGAAAACAAGGTGGAAATAGCATTTTAACGGAAGAAGGCAAAGACTATTTAGATAAATATATGGAATTTGATACAGAAGTAAGAAGATTTGCAAATAAAAAATTCAATGAAATATTTGTTGGAAATAAAAAATTGGAAGATTAA
- a CDS encoding rubrerythrin family protein: MKDMTQANLRSAYGGESQARNRYDIWGECAGKDGYPNVERLFHCTADAEKIHAGLHFKAMKDVKGDFLVASMAGFGIGTTSENLEAARGGEIFEYTEMYPAYIAVAEMQEEKEAVRAMRFAIEAEKVHAVLFGKAKEAVDQAKDLDAEKILLCPICGFISITGEEEKCPICGALSSKFVAY, translated from the coding sequence ATGAAAGATATGACACAAGCAAATTTACGTTCAGCTTATGGTGGAGAATCACAAGCTAGAAACAGATATGACATTTGGGGAGAATGTGCAGGAAAAGACGGTTATCCAAATGTAGAAAGACTTTTCCATTGTACAGCTGATGCAGAAAAAATACATGCAGGTTTACATTTTAAAGCAATGAAAGATGTAAAGGGAGACTTTTTAGTTGCAAGCATGGCAGGTTTTGGAATTGGAACTACTTCTGAAAACTTAGAAGCTGCTAGAGGTGGAGAAATTTTTGAATATACAGAAATGTATCCAGCATATATAGCTGTAGCAGAAATGCAAGAAGAAAAAGAAGCTGTTAGAGCTATGAGATTTGCAATTGAAGCAGAAAAAGTTCATGCAGTATTATTTGGTAAAGCTAAAGAAGCAGTTGACCAAGCAAAAGACTTAGATGCAGAAAAGATTTTATTATGCCCAATATGTGGTTTTATAAGCATAACTGGTGAAGAAGAAAAATGTCCAATTTGTGGAGCATTATCTTCAAAATTTGTAGCATATTAA
- the metK gene encoding methionine adenosyltransferase, translating to MKRKLFTSESVTEGHPDKICDQISDAILDEIIKDDKYARVACECVTTTGTVFVMGEITTSSYVDIQKIVRETVREIGYDRGKYGFDCDTCAVLTSINEQSKDIALGVDASLEYKEGDSDKYDEIGAGDQGMVFGYACNETEEYMPLPISLAHKLTRKLTELRKSKTLDYLRPDGKSQVTVEYIDDKPVRVDAIVVSTQHDPNVTTEKLREDIKNKLILEVIPKELIDENTRIYINPTGRFEIGGPMGDSGLTGRKIIVDTYGGFARHGGGAFSGKDPTKVDRSGAYMARYIAKNLVAAGLADRAEVGISYAIGVAKPVSIYVDTFGTGKISEERLSEIVDEYFDTRPAAIIDILDLRRPIYKQTAAYGHFGRDDLDLSWEKLDKVEELKKRIKINK from the coding sequence ATGAAAAGAAAATTATTTACATCAGAATCAGTTACAGAAGGCCATCCAGATAAAATTTGTGATCAAATTTCTGATGCTATATTAGATGAAATAATAAAGGATGATAAATATGCTAGAGTTGCATGTGAATGTGTAACAACTACAGGAACGGTTTTTGTAATGGGAGAAATAACAACATCTTCCTATGTTGACATTCAAAAAATAGTTAGGGAAACAGTAAGGGAAATAGGTTATGACAGGGGTAAATATGGTTTCGATTGTGATACCTGTGCTGTTTTAACTTCAATAAACGAACAATCTAAAGATATTGCTTTAGGAGTAGATGCTTCTTTAGAATATAAAGAAGGAGATAGTGACAAATATGATGAAATAGGAGCAGGGGACCAAGGAATGGTATTTGGCTATGCTTGTAATGAAACAGAGGAATATATGCCTTTACCAATTAGTCTAGCTCATAAATTAACAAGAAAATTAACAGAATTAAGAAAATCAAAAACATTGGATTACTTAAGACCCGATGGAAAATCACAAGTAACAGTTGAATACATTGATGACAAACCTGTAAGAGTAGATGCTATAGTAGTTTCAACACAACATGACCCAAATGTAACAACAGAAAAGTTAAGGGAAGATATAAAAAATAAATTAATCTTAGAAGTTATACCTAAAGAATTAATAGATGAAAATACAAGAATTTATATTAATCCAACAGGTAGATTTGAAATTGGTGGTCCTATGGGGGACTCCGGATTAACAGGAAGAAAAATTATTGTAGATACCTATGGTGGATTTGCAAGACATGGAGGAGGAGCCTTTTCAGGAAAGGACCCTACAAAAGTAGATCGTTCCGGTGCATATATGGCAAGGTATATTGCTAAAAATCTTGTAGCTGCAGGACTAGCAGATAGGGCTGAAGTTGGAATATCTTATGCAATAGGAGTAGCAAAACCAGTTTCAATATATGTAGACACTTTTGGAACAGGGAAAATTAGCGAAGAAAGATTATCGGAAATTGTAGATGAATACTTTGACACCAGACCTGCTGCTATTATTGATATATTGGATTTAAGAAGACCGATTTACAAACAAACAGCAGCTTATGGACATTTTGGAAGAGATGATTTAGATTTATCTTGGGAAAAATTAGATAAGGTTGAAGAATTAAAAAAAAGAATTAAAATAAATAAGTAG
- the ychF gene encoding redox-regulated ATPase YchF — protein sequence MKLGIVGLPNVGKSTLFNAITKAGAESANYPFCTIDPNIGIVNVPDERLAKLSAISGSKKLIPANIEFYDIAGLVKGASKGEGLGNKFLANIREVDAIVEVLRCFQDENIVHVDGNIDPLRDIETINLELIFSDMEMVEKRLDKSRRALKGNKDLQEEVDLLEKLLTVLEEGKSARVLDLNDDEKKLLKNFNLLSDKPIIYVANVSEEEVANADSNEFVKQIKEFAAAENAEVVAISAQIEQEISELEDDEKKEFIEAMGLEESGVNTLIKASYSLLGLMSFLTTGEQETRAWTIKKGTKAVDAAGKIHTDISRGFIRAEIVSYDDLVELGNMNAAREKGLVRLEGKDYIMQDGDVVHFRFNV from the coding sequence ATGAAATTAGGTATTGTAGGTTTACCAAATGTAGGTAAAAGTACTCTATTTAACGCAATAACAAAAGCAGGAGCAGAATCTGCTAATTATCCATTTTGTACAATAGATCCAAATATAGGAATAGTAAATGTTCCAGATGAAAGACTTGCAAAATTATCTGCAATTAGTGGTTCAAAAAAGCTTATACCTGCAAATATAGAATTTTACGATATAGCTGGACTTGTAAAAGGAGCTAGTAAAGGTGAAGGACTGGGAAATAAATTCCTTGCTAACATAAGAGAAGTAGATGCAATAGTAGAAGTTTTAAGATGTTTTCAAGATGAGAATATTGTCCATGTAGACGGTAATATTGACCCATTGCGAGACATAGAAACAATTAACTTAGAACTTATTTTTTCCGATATGGAAATGGTAGAGAAAAGACTTGATAAATCTAGAAGAGCATTAAAGGGAAATAAGGATTTGCAAGAAGAAGTAGATTTATTGGAAAAATTATTAACAGTATTAGAAGAAGGAAAATCTGCAAGAGTTTTAGATTTAAATGATGACGAGAAAAAACTTTTAAAAAATTTTAATCTGTTAAGTGATAAACCAATAATTTATGTTGCAAATGTTTCCGAAGAAGAAGTTGCCAATGCCGATTCAAATGAATTTGTAAAACAAATCAAAGAATTTGCTGCAGCTGAAAATGCTGAAGTAGTTGCTATTTCTGCACAAATTGAGCAAGAGATTTCAGAACTGGAAGATGACGAGAAAAAAGAATTTATTGAAGCTATGGGATTAGAAGAATCCGGTGTTAATACATTAATAAAAGCCAGCTATTCATTACTTGGACTAATGAGCTTTTTAACTACAGGAGAACAAGAAACTAGAGCTTGGACAATAAAAAAAGGAACAAAAGCTGTAGATGCTGCCGGTAAAATCCATACCGATATTTCAAGAGGATTTATTAGAGCTGAAATTGTTAGCTATGATGATTTAGTTGAATTAGGAAATATGAACGCTGCAAGAGAAAAAGGACTGGTAAGACTAGAGGGAAAAGACTATATAATGCAAGATGGAGATGTGGTCCATTTTAGATTTAATGTATAG
- a CDS encoding (2Fe-2S)-binding protein: MDDKENIIMDKLTKICTCKSISKYKIKQAIEKGYDNIETIRKKTGAGSGYCNGKNCTEPIQNLIDDFWENK, from the coding sequence ATGGACGATAAAGAAAATATAATTATGGATAAATTAACAAAAATTTGTACTTGTAAATCCATATCAAAATATAAAATTAAGCAAGCTATTGAAAAGGGCTATGATAATATTGAAACTATACGTAAAAAAACCGGTGCAGGTTCCGGCTATTGTAATGGTAAAAATTGTACAGAACCAATTCAAAATCTAATTGATGATTTTTGGGAAAATAAATAA
- a CDS encoding nucleotidyltransferase family protein: MKRIYKGLILAAGLSSRMGENKLLMDLRGKPLIFHTIDNMLNGGVDEITIVLGNKAEEIREVLASKYGDKLRFVFNENYKNLEMIDSIKEGISNIGSCYGVFLIPGDMPAISEKSYKTIIEKDNEHNLVVFPLYKQYRKHPPLIKSDCIPLILNYEGDNGLRGFWSYIENSIQCVQVDDEGANLDVDTPEDLNVLLDYLMTDK, from the coding sequence ATGAAAAGAATATACAAGGGATTAATATTAGCAGCAGGACTTTCATCTAGAATGGGAGAAAATAAATTATTGATGGATTTAAGGGGAAAACCATTAATTTTTCACACTATAGATAATATGCTTAATGGAGGAGTAGACGAAATTACAATAGTACTTGGTAATAAGGCTGAAGAAATCCGTGAAGTATTAGCAAGTAAATACGGTGACAAATTAAGATTTGTATTTAATGAAAATTATAAAAATTTAGAAATGATAGATTCCATAAAAGAGGGAATTAGCAATATAGGCAGTTGTTATGGGGTATTTTTAATTCCAGGTGATATGCCGGCTATTTCAGAGAAAAGTTATAAAACTATTATTGAAAAGGATAATGAACATAATCTAGTGGTTTTTCCCCTATATAAACAATATAGGAAACATCCTCCTCTTATTAAAAGCGATTGTATACCATTAATTCTAAATTATGAGGGAGATAATGGCCTTAGAGGTTTTTGGAGCTACATAGAAAATAGTATTCAATGTGTACAAGTTGATGATGAAGGTGCGAATTTAGATGTTGATACACCTGAGGATTTAAATGTATTATTGGATTATTTAATGACAGATAAATAG